The following are encoded in a window of Pseudophryne corroboree isolate aPseCor3 chromosome 3 unlocalized genomic scaffold, aPseCor3.hap2 SUPER_3_unloc_2, whole genome shotgun sequence genomic DNA:
- the LOC134983598 gene encoding serine/arginine repetitive matrix protein 1-like, translating to MSRDKQTRSAPSPTPSDLSLQSNEEWEPTQEADATDQASSDQPRSSRAHEKSKKKPSKKARSQPEEQSEEEASGEDAGQKKPRGPRYTEAENCVLVDCVDRSYDVLYGSRAQKTAFKVKRNIWESIASQVTAISGNRRSTRNCLKRYSDCRRQTKKKMGIQRRHETATGGGPALNLKWLPWEDVIRRRMNPAMVEGVRGGVDSSRPAGFLEEEEPPRRRRKAGDQPSKRRSDDRPAQRTSPAHRTSPAHGPSPVQQASAAARGPSTAPQASRAHRSSPVRHSSSSRSWSPVHQTTSVHRLSPVRQTPSATTPQDGRQTTAPARRPSPDRRLSRSSGTVTEEPQDTTLVDPSPDLFESTGLTDETFLGFEDSRADVSSQTLEKSSETRTSGAPGAAASQDGEVVPRTSSGLASGIGSYFRPDLLQGSSEDDEVEVQDDPVTTSLPAQMHVVADIQEGQNPSTVQRVHTLASEIGTRQDTYTNVVGSRLDNIERTMEKMSNNLHELQKTISDSTATILQIIIEDRRENRNILNIMSDSLVKLVEKTTCLAESNKNMSDSHRHSASSQQLIATTLQMIYDKLPVPVDQHAGYPPYPPSQATRTHRTLPQVPSQYSQSQMYQGYTGMYPTPQMPPPPAAQSSVAWAPRASRHTPQPPRTSTPYQGEEEDPDRLPP from the exons atgtcaagggacaaacaaacccgatccgccccttcccccaccccctcggatctatccctgcaaagcaatgaggagtgggagccaacccaggaggcggatgcgaccgaccaggcatctagtgaccagccgcggtcgtcaagggcccatgagaagtccaagaaaaagcctagtaaaaag gcaagaagccagccagaggagcagtcggaggaggaagcctctggtgaagatgcaggacagaaaaagccgcgtggacccagatacactgaggcggaaaactgtgtcctagtggattgcgtcgacaggtcctacgacgttttgtatggaTCAAGGGCACAGAAAACAGCATTTAAGGTAAAGCGGAACATCTGGGAATCCATCGCCAGTCAAGTAACTGCAATTTCTGGAAACCGACGGAGCACCCgaaattgcttgaagcggtacagtgattgccgcagacagaccaagaagaagatggggattcagcgccgacatgagacagctacgggaggtggcccggctctcaatctgaagtggctaccctgggaggacgttattagaaggcgcatgaaccctgccatggtcgaaggagttcgcggaggtgtggactccagccgtcctgctggctttctcgaggaggaagaaccgcccagaagacggaggaaggcgggagaccagccgtccaaaaggaggtctgatg acaggcctgcccagaggacatcacctgcgcacaggacatcgccagcgcacggaccgtcacctgtgcagcaggcatcggcagcagcgcgcggaccatcaactgcgccgcaagcatcgcgagcacacagatcgtcacctgtgcgccacagttcgtcatcgcgcagttggtcacctgtgcaccagacgacatcagtgcacagactatcacctgtgcgccagacaccgtcggcgaccacaccacaagatgggcgccaaactacagctcctgcgcgcaggccatcaccagatcgtcgtctctccaggagctctgggactgtgactgaagagcctcaagacacaacccttgtggacccatcacccgatctgtttgagtctacagggttaactgacgaaacttttcttgggtttgaggacagccgtgcagatgtatccagccagacccttgaaaagtcttccgaaacgaggacaagtggagcacctggagcagcggcatcacaggatggagaag tggtgccacgaaccagcagcggactagcttcggggattggttcgtacttcaggccggatctcctacaggggtcgtcagaggatgacgaggtggaagtgcaggatgatccagttactacatccctgc ctgcccaaatgcatgtggtggcagacatccaggaagggcagaatccctcaactgttcagagggttcacaccctggcatcagagattgggacacgccaggatacatacacaaatgttgtgggaagcagactggacaacattgagaggacaatggagaaaatgtccaacaatctgcatgaactgcagaagactatttccgacagcacggccacaatactacagatCATAATTGAAGATCGTAGGGAGAATAGGAACATACTTAACATCATGTCCGATTCCTTGGTCAAGCTTGTGGAAAAAACCACATGTTTGGCAGAAAGCAATAAGAACATGTCGGATAGTCATCGACACTCCGCTTCCAGCCAAcagctcatcgcaaccacactgcagatgatctatgataagctcccagtacCAGTTGATCAACACGCTGGTtatccaccatatccgccgtcgcaagccacaaggacgcatcgtacccttcctcaagtcccatcccagtacagtcagtcacagatgtaccagggatatacagggatgtaccccaccccccagatgcctccaccaccagccGCACAATCTTCAGTAGCATGGGCACCGAGGGCCAGTCGACatactccccagcctcccaggacatccacgccctatcagggggaagaagaggatccggacagacttccaccataa